In Planctomicrobium piriforme, a genomic segment contains:
- a CDS encoding carbon starvation CstA family protein, producing MMVAVVLISAAVLLTAYRTYGSLLVKLLRLNPHATTPAYTLRDDVDYSPLNRGPLLNQHFSAIAAAGPIVGPILAGAAFGWLPAMLWILIGSIFIGGVHDFTALIASVRHQGKSIAEVVRENMSQRAFILFLTFIWLALVYIIVAFTDITAASFIGQQELESGEIVTGAGIASSSLMYLALPIMMGLLMRYAGLSNMWATIIFLPLIGVAIYAGQQFPFDVAAIIKSFSPEMTEAQASGAAHVTWDVALLLYCALASVAPLWLLLQPRGELGGYFLFIALGAGAIGLIAGGRPVELPAFSGWTSLKGDTLAPMLFITIACGACSGFHSLIASGTTSKQLRSEMDAKPVGYGSMLLEAMVAIVSLCCVMALAPDHALVKNPQPNFIYALGIGSFLEAINIPPAIGVSFALMAFSTFVYDTLDVCTRLGRFIIQELTGIQGSAGRWLGTIVTTGAPMFFVFQATTDATGRRIPVWRTFWELFGASNQLLAAITLLGVTVWLWRTRQAVWVWFVTGIPMVLMSVMSIWALICIILKHFKGGITANPVPWIAILLVALAAMMLVEGIIVIFGRRPIGPQSPLPEPA from the coding sequence ATGATGGTTGCAGTTGTTCTGATTTCGGCAGCGGTGCTGCTGACGGCGTATCGGACTTATGGATCGCTGCTGGTCAAGCTGTTGCGGCTGAACCCTCATGCCACCACGCCGGCATACACGCTGCGGGACGACGTCGATTACTCGCCGTTGAACCGCGGTCCGCTTCTGAATCAGCATTTCTCGGCCATTGCTGCAGCTGGTCCCATTGTCGGGCCGATTCTCGCCGGAGCCGCCTTCGGCTGGCTGCCCGCCATGCTCTGGATTCTGATCGGATCGATCTTTATCGGCGGCGTGCATGACTTCACCGCACTCATCGCCTCGGTGCGGCATCAGGGGAAGTCGATTGCCGAAGTCGTTCGCGAGAACATGAGCCAACGGGCGTTCATCCTGTTCCTGACGTTCATCTGGCTGGCGCTCGTTTACATCATCGTGGCCTTTACCGACATCACGGCCGCATCGTTCATCGGCCAGCAGGAATTGGAAAGCGGCGAAATCGTGACAGGGGCCGGCATCGCCTCTTCCTCTTTGATGTATCTGGCACTGCCGATCATGATGGGCTTGCTGATGCGGTATGCCGGTCTTTCGAACATGTGGGCGACGATCATCTTTCTACCGCTGATCGGAGTTGCGATCTACGCCGGGCAGCAGTTTCCATTCGACGTGGCGGCGATCATCAAGTCGTTCTCGCCTGAGATGACCGAAGCTCAGGCGTCAGGCGCCGCACATGTCACCTGGGATGTCGCCCTGCTGTTGTATTGTGCTCTGGCGTCGGTTGCCCCGTTGTGGTTGTTACTGCAACCGCGCGGAGAACTGGGGGGGTACTTCCTGTTTATCGCGCTGGGCGCAGGAGCGATTGGACTGATCGCCGGCGGCCGGCCGGTTGAGCTGCCTGCGTTTTCCGGATGGACGAGCCTCAAAGGGGATACGCTGGCGCCGATGCTGTTCATCACGATCGCTTGTGGAGCCTGTTCCGGATTTCACTCGCTCATTGCTTCAGGCACGACATCCAAGCAATTGCGAAGTGAAATGGATGCCAAGCCAGTCGGTTACGGCAGCATGCTGCTGGAGGCGATGGTGGCGATTGTCTCGCTCTGCTGCGTGATGGCGCTCGCCCCGGATCATGCATTGGTGAAGAATCCGCAACCGAACTTTATTTACGCGCTCGGCATCGGGAGCTTCCTGGAAGCGATCAATATCCCGCCAGCGATTGGCGTTTCCTTCGCGCTGATGGCGTTTTCGACATTCGTGTACGACACCCTCGACGTCTGCACCCGACTGGGCCGGTTCATCATTCAGGAGCTGACCGGGATCCAGGGTTCGGCAGGCCGGTGGCTGGGGACGATTGTGACGACCGGGGCTCCGATGTTCTTCGTCTTTCAGGCAACAACGGATGCCACCGGCCGCCGGATTCCGGTCTGGCGCACGTTCTGGGAACTGTTCGGCGCGAGCAATCAGTTGCTGGCGGCGATTACGCTGCTCGGCGTGACAGTCTGGCTGTGGCGAACCCGGCAGGCGGTGTGGGTCTGGTTCGTCACCGGCATCCCGATGGTGCTGATGTCCGTCATGAGCATCTGGGCCCTGATCTGCATTATCCTCAAGCATTTCAAAGGGGGAATTACGGCAAACCCCGTCCCCTGGATCGCGATACTGCTCGTGGCCCTGGCGGCCATGATGCTGGTGGAAGGGATCATCGTGATCTTCGGCCGTCGCCCCATCGGCCCGCAATCGCCGCTGCCGGAACCGGCGTAG
- a CDS encoding Nramp family divalent metal transporter, whose protein sequence is MCRNKDQVLGMANTTVETKNEGPAGQPTQAWESPYIGSKKMPRWAVGELGSPPRFGWRQIPMLLGPGLVMGAAAVGGGEWLTGPLVTARYGGALLWLATLSILGQVIYNIEISRYTLYSGEPIFTGKFRTFPGPSFWPFLYLILDFGSFLPYLSSSAAIPITGILFGKLPDPSIPEEDFRLRLVGCGIMILTLLPLIFGGKVYRSLKFIMSAKLVLVLGFLLFLALGYSTWSTWQEILSGFVRFGTMPFVPETPDGPPRLLNVPWAWWNGQTLPPLDLSMIGIVAAMAAIAGNGGLTNTPISNFTRDQGWGMGKEVGAIPSIVGGHSITLSHVGKVFRLTPESLKKWYGWVRHVQREQLMVWMPACFFGMALPSMLSVQFLPRGVVPKDKWLAAGMTADGVADAVGPTMGSLFWHLTLFCGFLVLATSAIMTTDGALRRWVDVYWTASPRLRTLDTHWIGKLYFGALCGYAVLGLILLMTVKGDNLLVYTTNLYNYALGFSCFHVLAVNSLLLPKELRPSLFRRAGLVLAGTFFMVIAVLTTVDTVNKAYAKPGIPAANETPATGAVQSETSPNELPGNIKPR, encoded by the coding sequence ATGTGCAGAAACAAAGATCAGGTGCTGGGGATGGCGAACACGACAGTCGAGACCAAGAACGAAGGCCCTGCGGGCCAGCCGACTCAAGCCTGGGAGTCGCCATACATCGGCTCAAAAAAGATGCCGCGCTGGGCGGTTGGTGAATTGGGAAGTCCCCCGCGCTTCGGCTGGCGGCAGATTCCAATGCTGCTGGGACCGGGCCTGGTGATGGGCGCTGCTGCCGTGGGTGGCGGCGAATGGCTGACCGGCCCTCTGGTCACGGCGCGGTATGGCGGGGCGCTGCTGTGGCTGGCGACCCTGAGCATCCTCGGCCAGGTGATCTACAACATCGAGATCAGCCGGTACACCCTGTATTCGGGAGAACCGATTTTTACCGGGAAGTTTCGCACGTTTCCCGGTCCGTCGTTCTGGCCGTTTCTCTATCTAATTCTGGATTTCGGTTCGTTCCTCCCGTACTTGTCCTCCAGCGCCGCAATTCCCATTACGGGGATCCTGTTCGGAAAGTTGCCTGACCCCAGCATTCCGGAAGAGGATTTCCGGCTTCGACTGGTGGGGTGCGGGATCATGATCCTGACGCTGCTGCCGCTGATCTTTGGGGGGAAAGTCTATCGGTCGCTCAAGTTCATCATGAGCGCCAAGCTGGTGCTTGTGTTGGGCTTTCTCCTGTTTCTGGCGCTGGGCTATTCGACGTGGTCGACATGGCAAGAAATTCTCTCCGGCTTCGTGCGGTTTGGAACCATGCCCTTTGTACCGGAAACGCCGGATGGTCCTCCCCGTTTGTTGAATGTTCCCTGGGCCTGGTGGAACGGGCAAACCTTGCCGCCGCTCGACCTGTCGATGATCGGGATTGTGGCCGCGATGGCAGCGATTGCCGGGAACGGCGGATTGACGAATACCCCGATCAGCAATTTTACTCGCGACCAGGGTTGGGGGATGGGGAAAGAAGTGGGAGCCATTCCGAGCATTGTAGGTGGGCATTCCATCACCTTGTCGCACGTTGGCAAGGTCTTTCGCCTCACTCCGGAATCCTTGAAGAAATGGTACGGCTGGGTGCGGCACGTGCAGCGGGAACAGTTGATGGTGTGGATGCCGGCCTGTTTCTTCGGGATGGCGCTCCCCAGTATGTTGTCTGTGCAGTTTCTGCCGCGAGGCGTGGTCCCGAAGGATAAATGGCTGGCTGCCGGTATGACGGCGGATGGTGTCGCAGACGCAGTTGGACCAACGATGGGCTCCCTGTTCTGGCACCTGACATTGTTCTGCGGGTTTCTGGTCCTGGCGACATCCGCGATTATGACCACCGATGGCGCCCTGCGGCGCTGGGTGGACGTTTACTGGACGGCCAGTCCGCGTCTCCGCACCCTGGACACGCACTGGATCGGCAAGTTGTACTTTGGCGCACTCTGCGGGTACGCCGTCCTGGGGCTCATTCTGCTGATGACTGTCAAAGGGGACAACCTGCTCGTCTATACGACCAACTTGTACAACTATGCTCTCGGTTTCAGTTGCTTCCATGTCCTGGCGGTCAACTCTCTGCTGCTGCCCAAAGAGCTCCGGCCTAGCCTGTTTCGACGGGCAGGTCTGGTTTTGGCGGGAACCTTCTTCATGGTCATCGCGGTGCTGACGACCGTGGACACCGTGAATAAGGCCTATGCGAAGCCCGGTATCCCGGCAGCCAATGAAACCCCGGCGACGGGCGCCGTGCAGTCGGAGACCTCTCCGAACGAACTCCCGGGGAACATCAAACCTCGATAG
- a CDS encoding GNAT family N-acetyltransferase, giving the protein MRSGSFTVPQHSGPPMELELQLSNERRAIPSAAALLHAALQQLPIAAADADQIEQLVLRVVGDAVDHAYPSGMSGIIKLSVREKQGRLEIGVRDFGLPQDVASLERRLHEKTSAANSTSLATTADELHWINHGREGKAFQLVKWLSSQNVRDQSTGETLEAFDNNAALAPPQNYDIRRMRSEEALQVCQLMYRAYGNTYFNEDVYYPDRVAAQNDHNSVLSFVAVAEDGTVAGHYALELNQPGLVAEGGQAVVDPAHRGRGLLDKMKAVALVTAKELNLAGWYADAVAVHTLTQRSDVTHGGRLCAADLAISPETERFVSIADTQPQRISCMLYFHWLTTPTPRTISIPQRHRAIVSEIYQGLDCELSFHPDTTPVGHGTLTIAMDPGGAKAFLRVDDIGSDTIAAIRHAQRQLIERSHMQTIYAELPLAHPAAAQVATELEADGFGFIGIAPHFSKTSDILRLAYLVNPLTREPIKTYEPAADRLVNYALAEQARVHPGD; this is encoded by the coding sequence ATGCGATCCGGCAGCTTCACCGTCCCCCAACACTCTGGACCGCCGATGGAACTCGAACTGCAACTCTCGAACGAACGCCGGGCGATTCCCAGCGCTGCCGCCCTGCTCCACGCCGCCTTGCAACAGTTGCCGATCGCAGCCGCCGATGCCGACCAGATCGAACAACTCGTGCTGCGCGTCGTCGGCGATGCCGTCGATCACGCTTACCCCTCCGGCATGTCCGGAATCATCAAACTCTCGGTGCGGGAGAAACAGGGTCGACTCGAAATCGGCGTACGGGATTTCGGGCTGCCGCAGGATGTGGCGTCCCTCGAACGCCGTCTCCATGAGAAGACGAGTGCCGCCAACTCAACCAGTCTGGCAACGACGGCCGATGAGCTACACTGGATCAACCACGGCCGCGAAGGCAAAGCCTTTCAACTCGTGAAATGGCTGTCGTCACAAAACGTTCGCGACCAGTCCACCGGGGAAACGCTCGAAGCTTTCGACAACAACGCCGCCCTCGCACCGCCGCAGAACTATGACATTCGCCGCATGCGGTCCGAAGAAGCTCTGCAAGTGTGCCAGTTGATGTACCGGGCATACGGCAACACCTACTTCAATGAAGACGTCTACTACCCCGATCGGGTTGCCGCACAGAACGATCACAATTCGGTGCTGTCGTTCGTGGCCGTGGCGGAAGACGGCACGGTGGCAGGCCATTACGCACTGGAACTGAACCAGCCGGGTCTGGTGGCCGAAGGAGGACAGGCGGTCGTCGATCCCGCCCATCGCGGTCGCGGACTTCTCGACAAGATGAAAGCCGTCGCCCTCGTCACTGCGAAAGAGTTGAATCTGGCCGGCTGGTACGCCGATGCTGTGGCCGTCCATACCCTCACCCAGCGGTCTGATGTGACGCATGGAGGCCGTCTCTGCGCCGCAGACCTGGCGATTTCGCCGGAAACCGAACGCTTCGTCAGCATTGCCGACACACAGCCTCAGCGCATCAGTTGCATGCTCTATTTTCACTGGCTGACAACACCGACTCCGCGCACGATTTCCATTCCGCAACGACATCGCGCGATCGTCTCGGAGATCTATCAAGGACTCGACTGCGAGTTGTCATTTCACCCCGACACAACGCCCGTCGGGCACGGCACGCTCACCATCGCCATGGACCCCGGCGGAGCGAAAGCCTTTTTACGAGTTGATGACATCGGGTCAGATACAATTGCTGCGATCCGCCATGCGCAGCGGCAATTGATCGAACGCAGCCACATGCAGACGATCTACGCCGAGCTGCCGCTCGCTCATCCCGCTGCTGCCCAGGTCGCGACGGAACTCGAAGCAGACGGCTTCGGCTTCATCGGCATCGCCCCGCACTTCTCGAAAACCTCCGACATCCTGCGACTCGCCTACCTGGTGAATCCGCTGACGCGCGAGCCAATCAAGACGTACGAACCCGCCGCCGACCGCCTGGTGAACTACGCCTTGGCAGAACAAGCTCGAGTGCATCCCGGAGATTGA
- a CDS encoding glycoside hydrolase family 43 protein yields the protein MPIHFGSNIRALLLALGFLWGLTGSLVAEEKPPAPANSGPFVFAYFNTGNAGESQGLQYAWSRDGYKWTALASPNGTFLKPEVGGKLLRDPSIVQAPDGIFHMVWTTDWFRHGIGSSYSKDLLHWSPQEYLDVMQDFPGTVNCWAPEIFYDAPSQTYLIYWASTIPGKFPDTEPTGEEFKQFGTRASHRIYVTTTQDFKKFTPTQLLYDNGYNAIDAFIVADPEHSRYVMIIKDETAYPTAKKNLRLAFAKTPLGPWSPSTTPFSPDWVEGASVLKVGNEWLVYYDAYTRHRYEGQKTTDLENWQSITDKLTMPTGMRHGTPLPVTEVILQGLLSSSKAP from the coding sequence ATGCCCATCCACTTCGGATCGAACATCCGGGCGTTGCTGCTCGCACTCGGCTTTCTGTGGGGATTGACAGGCTCGCTCGTTGCTGAAGAGAAGCCTCCAGCCCCTGCCAACTCAGGTCCGTTTGTCTTCGCCTACTTCAACACCGGCAACGCCGGCGAATCGCAGGGGCTGCAGTACGCCTGGAGCCGTGACGGATACAAGTGGACCGCTTTGGCATCGCCCAACGGCACATTTCTGAAACCGGAAGTCGGCGGAAAGCTGTTGCGAGACCCCTCCATCGTGCAGGCACCGGACGGCATCTTTCACATGGTCTGGACCACCGACTGGTTCCGGCACGGCATCGGCTCGTCGTATTCCAAGGACCTGTTGCACTGGAGCCCTCAGGAATATCTCGACGTCATGCAAGACTTCCCCGGCACGGTCAACTGCTGGGCGCCCGAGATCTTCTACGACGCCCCCAGCCAGACCTATCTCATCTACTGGGCATCGACCATCCCCGGCAAGTTCCCTGACACCGAACCGACCGGCGAAGAATTTAAACAATTCGGAACCAGGGCATCGCACCGCATCTATGTCACCACCACACAGGACTTCAAAAAGTTCACGCCCACGCAGCTGCTGTATGACAACGGCTACAACGCGATCGACGCCTTCATCGTCGCCGACCCCGAACATTCGCGTTATGTCATGATCATCAAGGATGAAACCGCGTATCCGACGGCCAAGAAGAACTTACGGCTGGCCTTTGCAAAAACCCCGCTCGGCCCCTGGAGCCCCAGCACGACCCCGTTCTCGCCAGACTGGGTGGAAGGAGCCTCAGTCTTGAAGGTCGGCAATGAGTGGCTCGTCTACTACGACGCCTATACCCGTCATCGCTACGAAGGCCAGAAGACCACCGACCTCGAAAACTGGCAATCCATCACCGACAAACTCACCATGCCGACAGGCATGCGGCATGGAACGCCGTTGCCCGTGACGGAAGTGATCCTGCAAGGGCTGTTGAGTTCGTCCAAGGCGCCGTAG
- a CDS encoding type 1 glutamine amidotransferase, producing the protein MRIRVLQHVPFEGPGHIQNWADSRGHSVAVTHLYAGDPPPALDDFDWLVIMGGPMSVNDPLPWIPLAKRLIEQSFERDKIVLGICLGAQLIASTLGARVYCGEFKEIGWFRVYCTPAATTSPLFQGVPKSFLSYHWHGETFDLPAGAKHLAMTLGCGCQAFAYGPRGLALQFHLEMTECVIRDLSRECGGDLPNGRYVQPTQSHLEQPERLTAMHKMLDRILDNLAASAV; encoded by the coding sequence ATGCGGATTCGCGTTCTACAGCACGTCCCGTTCGAAGGCCCCGGTCACATCCAGAATTGGGCCGACAGCCGCGGGCACTCGGTTGCGGTGACTCATCTCTATGCCGGCGATCCGCCCCCTGCTCTCGACGACTTCGACTGGCTCGTCATCATGGGCGGCCCGATGAGCGTGAACGATCCGCTCCCCTGGATTCCATTGGCCAAGAGGCTCATCGAACAGTCATTCGAACGCGACAAAATCGTGCTCGGCATCTGCCTGGGTGCCCAACTGATTGCCAGCACGCTTGGTGCTCGCGTTTATTGTGGAGAATTCAAAGAGATCGGCTGGTTTCGTGTTTATTGCACACCGGCGGCCACGACTTCACCGCTATTTCAGGGTGTACCAAAGTCGTTTCTGTCCTATCACTGGCATGGAGAAACATTCGACCTGCCTGCCGGCGCAAAGCACCTCGCAATGACGCTCGGATGTGGGTGTCAGGCGTTTGCATACGGTCCTCGGGGGCTGGCTCTGCAGTTTCACCTCGAAATGACCGAGTGCGTCATTCGAGACCTCTCACGCGAATGCGGCGGCGATCTGCCAAACGGCCGCTACGTTCAGCCGACGCAATCTCATCTCGAACAGCCAGAACGCCTCACCGCCATGCACAAAATGTTGGATCGAATTCTCGACAACCTGGCAGCATCGGCTGTGTGA
- a CDS encoding ELWxxDGT repeat protein: MHSIEAVEQRVLLSATQVVDINGKASGSSVDSLVTVGNTVFFAANDGVNGTELWKSDGTAAGTVLVKDIYAGIGSSFPQKLANVNGTLYFSAYLPATGWEVWKSDGTANGTVMVADVSVGTGSSFPEMFTNVNGTVYFSANDGVHGDELWATDGSAAGTRLVKDLVSGSSFGWPDAFTPVGNLLFFRGYDDNSQLRVWRSDGTTAGTFPIQAGSNAVPDQFVALNGTLYYRDFDLTNGFRLWKTDGTDAGTGIVTLTMHDPQEICVVGSTLYFNAYGSSLDRELWKSDGTDAGTVQVKDLAPGNASGWPHDLTNVNGALYFRANSDELWKSDGTAAGTVLLKDIIPGTSIGSYSNWTSVAGKLAFVVYDGTPGGKLWVSDGTSEGTMIADDGVQFGYLPQDLAALKDQVLFAGTLTTSGTELFRIPLNSVPTDLKLSSTTVVENRPIGTVVGTLSAVDPDLNDTFTYSFGTGTGAADNALFTILGNQLRTKAVFDYETKSSYFLRLRVVDQLGHAFAKSVTIRVLNGNDAPVVTGFGGSVTYVENASSVTVLPAATVTDPDSPNFAGGKVTISLTSNADDRDLLAFANQGNAAGQIGVSGATLKYGGVAFGSFTGGVGTAPLVVTFNGNAKPANVQALLRRLVFSTKGDAPATLTRSIRLTLEDGDGGTTTTATRAIQVIAVNDPPVIGAFNGTVAYASGTTAKQIDPDATIQDVDSPNFAGGTLTVTLQGTSLGSDRLSILGQGTGTGKISLLGSAVQYEGFAIGGWTGGTGGTPLVITFNGNATTTAVQALLRRLAFDSTTAAGSVRTVQLLLTDGDGGDGGVVAKTISIV; this comes from the coding sequence TTGCATTCGATCGAAGCCGTCGAGCAACGCGTGCTATTGTCAGCGACGCAGGTCGTGGACATCAACGGCAAGGCGTCCGGTTCGAGCGTCGATTCGCTCGTCACGGTGGGGAACACCGTCTTCTTTGCGGCGAATGACGGCGTGAACGGCACAGAACTCTGGAAGAGCGATGGCACTGCCGCGGGGACCGTGCTGGTCAAGGATATCTATGCCGGCATTGGTTCATCGTTTCCGCAGAAGCTCGCCAATGTGAATGGAACGTTGTACTTCTCGGCGTATCTTCCAGCGACTGGCTGGGAAGTCTGGAAGAGTGACGGGACGGCGAACGGCACCGTGATGGTGGCCGACGTTTCTGTCGGGACGGGCAGCTCCTTTCCGGAGATGTTTACCAACGTCAACGGGACGGTCTACTTTAGCGCCAACGATGGAGTCCATGGCGATGAACTCTGGGCCACGGACGGCAGCGCCGCAGGCACGCGATTGGTCAAGGATCTTGTGTCTGGTTCGTCCTTTGGATGGCCGGACGCGTTCACGCCAGTCGGAAATCTGCTCTTTTTTCGCGGCTATGATGACAACTCTCAGTTAAGAGTCTGGAGAAGCGACGGAACGACGGCCGGAACCTTTCCGATTCAAGCTGGCTCCAACGCGGTGCCCGATCAGTTCGTCGCATTGAATGGCACTCTGTATTATCGCGACTTCGATCTGACGAACGGTTTCAGGCTGTGGAAAACCGACGGAACCGATGCCGGGACCGGGATTGTGACTCTCACGATGCATGATCCGCAAGAAATCTGCGTCGTTGGATCGACGTTGTATTTCAACGCATACGGATCTTCGCTCGATCGGGAATTGTGGAAATCGGATGGGACTGATGCCGGCACTGTCCAGGTCAAGGATCTGGCTCCGGGGAATGCCAGCGGCTGGCCGCATGATCTGACAAATGTGAACGGCGCCCTTTATTTTCGGGCCAACTCAGATGAGCTGTGGAAGAGCGACGGGACTGCGGCGGGCACAGTGCTGCTGAAAGACATCATCCCCGGGACTTCGATCGGGTCTTATTCAAACTGGACCAGCGTTGCCGGAAAACTGGCGTTCGTCGTTTATGACGGAACACCCGGCGGCAAGCTTTGGGTCAGCGATGGGACTTCGGAAGGAACCATGATTGCTGATGACGGTGTGCAGTTCGGATATTTGCCGCAGGATCTGGCGGCACTGAAAGATCAGGTTTTGTTTGCCGGGACGTTGACGACGAGCGGGACGGAACTCTTCAGGATTCCCCTGAATTCAGTGCCCACTGACTTGAAACTCTCATCGACGACGGTGGTCGAGAACCGGCCAATCGGGACTGTCGTGGGGACGTTGTCGGCCGTCGATCCTGATCTCAATGACACCTTTACGTATTCCTTTGGGACAGGGACCGGCGCGGCTGATAATGCGCTCTTCACGATCTTGGGGAATCAACTGCGGACCAAAGCGGTCTTCGATTACGAAACGAAGTCGAGCTACTTTTTGCGACTGCGGGTGGTCGACCAGTTGGGGCATGCCTTCGCCAAGAGCGTGACGATCCGCGTGTTGAACGGAAACGACGCGCCGGTCGTCACCGGCTTTGGCGGAAGTGTGACGTACGTCGAGAACGCCAGCTCGGTCACGGTGCTGCCGGCGGCAACGGTGACTGATCCGGATTCGCCGAACTTCGCCGGCGGCAAGGTGACGATCTCGCTCACTTCCAATGCCGATGACCGCGATCTGCTGGCGTTCGCGAATCAGGGGAATGCCGCAGGTCAGATCGGCGTCTCAGGTGCGACGTTGAAATATGGCGGCGTGGCGTTCGGAAGTTTCACCGGCGGAGTCGGCACGGCCCCATTGGTGGTGACATTCAACGGGAATGCGAAGCCTGCGAATGTGCAGGCGCTCCTGCGGCGACTGGTGTTCAGCACGAAGGGGGACGCACCTGCGACGCTGACGAGATCAATCCGGTTGACGCTGGAAGACGGGGACGGCGGGACGACGACGACCGCAACGCGGGCGATTCAGGTGATCGCCGTGAACGACCCGCCGGTCATCGGAGCTTTTAACGGAACGGTTGCCTACGCCAGTGGGACGACGGCCAAGCAGATTGATCCCGACGCGACGATTCAAGATGTCGATTCGCCGAACTTTGCCGGGGGCACGTTGACAGTGACGCTGCAGGGCACCAGCCTGGGCAGCGACCGCCTTTCGATTCTCGGGCAGGGAACCGGGACGGGAAAGATTTCCCTGCTGGGGAGCGCTGTGCAATATGAGGGTTTTGCCATTGGCGGCTGGACGGGCGGGACAGGCGGAACGCCGCTGGTGATCACGTTCAATGGTAACGCGACGACGACGGCCGTGCAGGCGTTGCTGCGGCGGTTGGCGTTTGATTCGACGACTGCGGCCGGGAGCGTCAGAACGGTGCAACTGCTGCTGACGGACGGCGATGGCGGGGACGGCGGAGTTGTTGCGAAGACCATTTCCATCGTGTGA
- a CDS encoding outer membrane protein assembly factor BamB family protein: MKPLSQGMLKPHMPVAARPRKRAATLHCWLCVVVSGMLAMILFSAVAQADWPEFRGPDGQGHATGAVPLQWDESTNIKWKQALPGVAWSSPVIVNGRIYLTTAVAQPTEGDDKKTTLVDLGVLCLDEATGNVLWEKNILQHTADVEIHKKNSHASPTPIIEGDALYVHFGSNGTARLKLNGDIVWTAKLDYAPQHGNGGSPAIAGDVLVICCDGTDVQYVVGMEKATGKVRWKRTRETEPSKGFSFCTPLVLTINGRPQAVCPGSDVVSAYDPATGDEIWKVRYEGGFSVTPRPVYGNGLVYVCTGFMKPILLAIDPTGTGDVTESHVKWKTDRQVPHSPSLLLVDKLLFFVSDKGIARCVDAVTGEEHWEERLGGNFSASPILAGGRVYFQDEEGTATVVAASPKYEVLAKNQLSKDERTFASYAVDGDALFLRSEKHLYRIEGAK, translated from the coding sequence GTGAAACCGTTGTCACAAGGGATGTTGAAGCCACACATGCCGGTCGCGGCCAGACCGCGCAAACGGGCGGCAACGCTGCACTGCTGGCTGTGCGTTGTGGTCTCCGGAATGCTGGCGATGATTCTGTTCAGCGCGGTCGCTCAGGCCGACTGGCCGGAATTTCGCGGGCCGGACGGGCAGGGGCATGCGACAGGCGCCGTTCCGCTGCAATGGGATGAAAGCACCAACATCAAATGGAAACAGGCGTTGCCGGGCGTCGCCTGGTCTTCGCCAGTGATCGTGAATGGGCGGATCTATCTGACCACGGCCGTGGCTCAGCCGACCGAGGGGGACGACAAGAAGACGACGCTGGTCGATCTGGGGGTCCTCTGTCTCGATGAAGCGACCGGCAACGTGCTGTGGGAAAAGAACATCCTGCAGCACACCGCCGATGTCGAGATCCACAAGAAGAACAGCCATGCCAGCCCGACGCCGATCATTGAAGGGGACGCTCTGTATGTGCATTTCGGTTCGAACGGCACGGCGCGATTGAAGTTGAACGGCGACATCGTCTGGACGGCGAAGCTCGACTATGCACCACAGCACGGCAACGGCGGCTCTCCGGCCATTGCCGGCGATGTGCTGGTGATCTGCTGCGACGGGACCGATGTGCAGTACGTCGTCGGCATGGAGAAGGCCACCGGCAAGGTGCGTTGGAAGCGGACCAGGGAAACCGAACCCTCGAAGGGCTTTTCGTTCTGTACGCCGCTGGTGCTGACGATCAACGGTCGGCCACAAGCGGTCTGCCCGGGGAGCGATGTGGTGTCGGCGTATGATCCAGCGACCGGCGATGAGATCTGGAAGGTCCGTTACGAAGGAGGCTTCTCGGTGACGCCGCGCCCGGTCTACGGCAACGGACTCGTGTATGTCTGCACCGGGTTTATGAAGCCGATTCTGCTTGCGATCGATCCGACGGGGACTGGTGACGTCACCGAGTCGCATGTGAAATGGAAGACCGACCGTCAGGTGCCGCATTCGCCGTCACTGCTGCTGGTCGACAAGCTGTTGTTCTTCGTTTCGGACAAGGGGATCGCCCGTTGTGTGGATGCGGTGACGGGAGAAGAGCATTGGGAAGAACGGTTAGGCGGCAACTTCTCGGCCTCGCCGATCCTGGCAGGCGGCCGGGTGTACTTTCAGGACGAAGAAGGCACCGCTACCGTCGTTGCGGCCTCGCCCAAGTATGAAGTGCTGGCCAAGAACCAGTTGAGCAAAGACGAGCGGACGTTCGCGTCCTATGCGGTGGATGGAGATGCACTCTTTCTGAGGAGCGAAAAGCATCTGTACCGGATCGAAGGGGCGAAATAA